From Halapricum desulfuricans, a single genomic window includes:
- a CDS encoding methyl-accepting chemotaxis protein, translating to MKAAFVERYTAVLWWMMDQIGVTESVERKVLAAVVIQFSISVSLVVVSLFTSGLVQIGLVLVLLGVAVVAFVNTIIITRWDMIEPIERLETHASAIAEGDFSTDVQRLDQDDELGDLTDEFVEMQAYLDVVARQADALARQEFDAEVLDRDVPGDFGASLREMNDSLTEYTTELQEMTERLERRSDGLDELVSAFGDAAERARDGDLTATIDEAHLQLDDDAYRDVIDNYNALVTTLAETLGDVVAFAERVDTASDEVDESVAEISDASDEVARSVQEISDGAADQTDQLRTVSEAMNDLSATVEEIAASADEVAGTASTAAERGQSGQDAASEAIEELRVLETRIDETASAVEQLAEEIREIDEIVAFIDEIAAETNMLALNASIEAARAGEAGEGFGVVAEEIKGLAGETADAAGDISDRIETVQATSESTVDDVEDMTEQVDTTARSVEDAVGDFEDIVSLVEEIDGGLQEISAATDDQAETATEVVDLVDEVASISEQTAAEAEDGAAAAQQQTATIQTVTGAVEDLSTDAATLAERLESFTVDSDPGRRGAPTRSVASTDD from the coding sequence ATGAAGGCGGCATTCGTCGAGCGGTATACGGCTGTACTCTGGTGGATGATGGACCAGATCGGCGTCACCGAGTCTGTCGAACGGAAGGTCCTCGCTGCCGTCGTGATCCAGTTTTCGATTTCGGTATCACTGGTCGTCGTCTCGCTGTTCACCAGCGGGCTCGTGCAGATCGGGCTGGTGCTCGTCCTGTTGGGTGTTGCCGTCGTGGCGTTCGTCAATACGATCATCATCACGCGCTGGGACATGATCGAGCCGATCGAGCGCCTCGAAACGCATGCGAGTGCGATCGCCGAGGGTGACTTCTCGACGGACGTCCAGCGACTCGACCAGGACGACGAACTCGGCGATCTCACCGACGAGTTCGTGGAGATGCAGGCGTACCTGGACGTCGTTGCCAGACAGGCCGACGCGCTCGCTCGTCAGGAGTTCGACGCCGAGGTACTCGATCGGGACGTGCCCGGTGATTTCGGCGCGTCGCTCCGGGAGATGAACGACAGTCTCACCGAGTACACGACGGAGCTCCAGGAGATGACCGAGCGACTGGAGCGTCGCTCAGATGGACTCGACGAGCTCGTTTCGGCGTTCGGCGACGCTGCCGAGCGTGCCCGCGACGGCGATCTGACCGCGACGATCGACGAAGCCCACCTCCAGCTCGACGACGACGCCTACCGGGATGTCATCGACAACTACAACGCGCTGGTCACGACGCTCGCGGAGACGCTCGGTGACGTCGTCGCGTTCGCGGAGCGCGTCGATACTGCCAGCGACGAGGTCGACGAAAGCGTCGCGGAGATCAGCGACGCCAGCGACGAGGTGGCCCGCTCCGTCCAGGAGATCAGCGACGGGGCCGCTGATCAAACCGACCAGCTGCGTACCGTCTCGGAGGCCATGAACGACCTCTCGGCGACCGTCGAGGAGATCGCCGCCTCCGCCGACGAGGTCGCCGGAACCGCGAGTACGGCCGCCGAGCGCGGTCAGTCCGGTCAGGACGCCGCCAGCGAGGCCATCGAGGAGTTGCGCGTCCTCGAAACGCGGATCGACGAGACGGCCAGCGCCGTCGAGCAGTTGGCCGAGGAGATCCGCGAGATCGACGAGATCGTCGCCTTCATCGACGAGATCGCCGCCGAGACGAATATGCTCGCGCTCAACGCCTCGATTGAGGCCGCACGCGCTGGCGAGGCCGGGGAGGGATTCGGCGTCGTCGCCGAGGAGATCAAGGGTCTCGCCGGGGAGACGGCCGACGCGGCGGGCGATATCTCCGATCGGATCGAGACAGTCCAGGCGACCTCCGAATCGACGGTCGACGACGTCGAAGACATGACCGAGCAGGTCGACACGACGGCTCGCTCTGTCGAGGACGCTGTCGGGGACTTCGAGGACATCGTCTCGCTCGTCGAGGAGATCGACGGCGGTCTCCAGGAGATCAGCGCGGCGACGGACGATCAGGCCGAGACGGCGACCGAAGTCGTCGATCTGGTCGACGAGGTCGCTTCTATCAGCGAGCAGACAGCCGCCGAAGCCGAGGACGGCGCGGCGGCGGCCCAACAGCAGACGGCGACCATTCAGACGGTCACCGGCGCCGTCGAGGACCTGTCGACCGACGCCGCGACGCTCGCCGAGCGCCTCGAATCGTTCACCGTCGATTCGGACCCTGGTCGCCGCGGGGCACCGACGCGGTCTGTGGCGAGTACTGACGACTGA
- a CDS encoding ABC transporter ATP-binding protein, with protein MTLEVAGLTHRYGDELALEDVSFEVDAGEIVGLLGPSGCGKTTTVQTIAGHVNSTAGGIHLRGEDITADPPERRDVGVVFQEPTLFPHMTVAENVAYGLLPAGVGPDERAATVDRYLELVSLSEQREAMPAALSGGQRRRAELARALAPQPDVLLLDEPLSALDRGLRDRLREEIARIQRETGVTTLYVTHDQETAMALSDRLVVMSDGQVAGIGEPRELYESPPTPFVASFLGRSTRLPVTPPGDPGLTLESRALAGDGGTPADTGLICLARPSDLTLLDSERTETECTLAGVVDRVTDLGTRYEVVLTLDAGGELTVETQRVQLVPGERARCTIDRTDLLLFEESSGRVGPVS; from the coding sequence ATGACGCTCGAAGTGGCCGGTCTCACGCACCGATACGGGGACGAACTCGCCCTCGAAGACGTCTCTTTCGAGGTCGATGCCGGCGAGATTGTCGGGCTGCTCGGCCCAAGTGGCTGTGGCAAGACGACGACCGTCCAGACCATCGCCGGCCACGTGAACTCGACTGCCGGGGGGATACACCTCCGGGGAGAGGACATCACGGCCGACCCGCCCGAGCGAAGAGACGTCGGCGTCGTCTTCCAGGAGCCGACGCTGTTTCCCCATATGACCGTCGCCGAAAACGTCGCCTACGGGCTTCTGCCGGCCGGGGTCGGCCCAGACGAGCGGGCGGCGACCGTCGATCGCTACCTCGAACTCGTCTCGCTGTCCGAACAGCGCGAGGCGATGCCGGCAGCGCTGTCCGGGGGCCAGCGCCGGCGAGCGGAACTCGCGCGGGCGCTGGCCCCCCAGCCGGACGTCCTGTTGCTCGACGAGCCACTGTCCGCGCTCGATCGCGGGCTTCGCGACCGGTTGCGCGAGGAGATCGCACGGATCCAGCGCGAGACTGGCGTCACGACGCTGTACGTCACCCACGATCAGGAAACGGCGATGGCGCTATCCGACCGACTCGTCGTGATGAGCGACGGACAGGTCGCCGGCATCGGCGAACCACGGGAGCTGTACGAGTCACCGCCGACGCCGTTTGTGGCCTCGTTTCTCGGCCGGTCGACGCGGCTTCCGGTCACGCCGCCCGGCGACCCGGGGCTCACCCTCGAGAGCCGAGCGCTGGCCGGCGACGGCGGCACGCCAGCCGACACGGGTCTCATCTGTCTCGCCCGTCCGAGCGATCTCACGCTCCTCGACAGCGAGCGGACGGAAACCGAATGCACACTGGCCGGCGTCGTCGATCGCGTCACCGACCTCGGCACGCGTTACGAGGTCGTCCTCACGCTGGATGCCGGCGGTGAGCTGACGGTCGAAACCCAGCGCGTGCAACTGGTTCCGGGTGAGCGGGCTCGCTGTACAATCGACAGGACGGATCTGCTGCTGTTCGAGGAGTCGTCCGGGCGTGTCGGCCCCGTGAGTTGA
- a CDS encoding ABC transporter permease, with product MSTHTRTTWTARSTLLVPALLGGLLLVYVAVPFVAFLARTGTADVLARLAEPQAQVAVRNSLLTATTSTIVATVLGVPLAYVLARRSFPGKRLLEGLIILPLVLPPVVAGAMILTAFGRFTPIGATAYAVGIELTGSFIGIVLAQTFVAAPFVVVTARAGFGAIDERLERASRSLGYTALGTFRHVALPLARGAILAGITLTFARAMGEFGATYMVASNPRTMPTRIWVDFINGGIDAVVPVGLALLAVTLAVLAVVQRVGRVPTVIDR from the coding sequence ATGAGCACGCACACGCGAACAACGTGGACAGCGCGCTCGACACTACTCGTGCCGGCGCTTCTGGGCGGGTTGTTGCTGGTCTACGTGGCTGTGCCGTTCGTGGCGTTTCTCGCTCGGACCGGAACGGCGGACGTCCTCGCCAGATTGGCCGAGCCACAGGCACAAGTAGCGGTCCGAAACTCACTCCTGACGGCGACGACCTCGACGATAGTGGCAACGGTACTGGGCGTCCCGCTGGCGTACGTCCTCGCCCGCAGATCGTTCCCCGGGAAACGACTGCTCGAGGGACTGATCATCCTGCCGCTGGTGTTGCCCCCGGTGGTCGCCGGCGCGATGATCCTGACGGCGTTTGGCCGGTTCACACCGATTGGCGCGACAGCCTACGCGGTCGGGATCGAACTGACTGGCAGCTTCATCGGTATCGTCCTGGCACAGACGTTCGTCGCCGCCCCCTTCGTCGTCGTCACCGCCAGGGCCGGGTTCGGCGCGATCGACGAGCGGCTCGAACGCGCCTCGCGCTCGCTGGGGTACACGGCGCTCGGCACGTTCAGACACGTCGCGCTCCCGCTGGCCCGCGGGGCGATCCTCGCGGGGATCACGCTCACGTTCGCCCGTGCGATGGGCGAGTTCGGCGCGACGTACATGGTCGCGTCGAACCCCCGGACGATGCCGACGCGCATCTGGGTCGACTTCATCAACGGCGGGATCGACGCCGTCGTCCCGGTCGGGCTGGCACTGCTGGCCGTGACGCTGGCGGTCTTGGCCGTCGTTCAGCGAGTCGGACGGGTTCCGACGGTGATCGATCGATGA
- a CDS encoding extracellular solute-binding protein, whose amino-acid sequence MPKQRSRRAVLKSITGGAAVGLAGCLGSESSVSVLSAGSLAATFEDHVGPAFKSETEITVQGEYFGSNAVMRMVEDGTKHPDVVVSADATLLRDRLVGTQTDWDVEFATNVLGIGYNADTAFGSRMAAGEEDWYDLIRETEQGDVAISNPEQDPLGYRAWQAFGLAEREHGIEGFRSEVWDLVEQVAEEPQVLGGVEGGSRAGAVVYGNMARDHDIPFEPFPAAYNFADPSLADHYATAEYTFEDGTTVEGRPILYNATVLDRADAPENGRRLVEFLANNPDDVLGEAGLATADSLPRAHGTLPDGLTI is encoded by the coding sequence ATGCCGAAACAACGGTCGCGGCGGGCTGTGCTCAAATCGATAACGGGGGGTGCAGCGGTCGGCCTCGCGGGCTGTCTGGGGTCCGAATCGTCAGTCAGTGTTCTCTCCGCGGGTAGTCTCGCGGCGACGTTCGAGGATCACGTGGGGCCGGCCTTCAAGTCCGAGACCGAGATCACCGTTCAGGGCGAGTATTTCGGCTCGAACGCCGTCATGCGGATGGTCGAAGACGGGACGAAACACCCCGACGTGGTCGTCAGCGCGGACGCGACGCTGCTGCGGGATCGCCTCGTCGGGACGCAGACCGACTGGGACGTCGAGTTCGCGACGAACGTCCTCGGTATCGGCTACAACGCCGACACGGCGTTCGGGTCGCGAATGGCCGCAGGCGAAGAAGATTGGTACGATCTCATTCGTGAAACCGAACAGGGGGACGTTGCCATCAGCAACCCCGAACAGGACCCGCTGGGATATCGCGCCTGGCAGGCGTTCGGTCTCGCCGAACGCGAGCACGGCATCGAGGGGTTCCGATCGGAGGTGTGGGACCTCGTCGAACAGGTGGCCGAAGAACCACAGGTGCTCGGCGGTGTCGAGGGGGGCTCCAGAGCAGGTGCAGTCGTCTACGGGAATATGGCCCGCGATCACGACATTCCCTTCGAGCCGTTCCCGGCGGCGTACAACTTTGCTGACCCGTCGCTCGCGGACCACTACGCGACCGCAGAGTACACGTTCGAAGACGGAACCACCGTCGAAGGGCGACCGATACTGTACAACGCGACAGTACTCGACCGGGCGGACGCGCCCGAGAACGGCCGCAGACTGGTCGAATTTCTCGCAAACAACCCCGACGACGTGCTCGGGGAGGCGGGACTCGCGACGGCAGATAGCCTCCCCCGCGCTCACGGAACTCTCCCGGATGGACTGACAATATGA
- a CDS encoding TOBE domain-containing protein: MSRYGDGPPSADFEARLHAEGVGFDGDDAALLRAVAEHGSLNAAADALGRSYSRAHKRLTTLEAAFGPLVDRQRGGRDGGGSQLTELAETLLARFDRLRAEYSGVAEVADTVLEGRVIERTGELGVVETAAGELRALVDADTESVQVSIRADAVTLQAPDAAPMAAETSARNRLEGTVTAIESGEAIATVSVDVGAEQPLLALVTERSVELLDLAVGDPVVASLKTVTIRAIP, encoded by the coding sequence ATGAGTCGTTACGGCGACGGGCCCCCGAGCGCCGATTTCGAGGCGCGACTGCACGCCGAGGGAGTGGGATTCGACGGCGACGACGCGGCGTTGCTCCGGGCGGTCGCCGAGCACGGATCGCTGAACGCCGCCGCCGACGCGCTGGGCCGCTCGTACTCGCGGGCGCACAAGCGTCTCACCACGTTAGAGGCGGCGTTCGGCCCGTTAGTCGATCGACAGCGGGGCGGCCGCGACGGCGGCGGCAGTCAGTTGACCGAGCTGGCGGAGACGCTTTTGGCACGCTTCGATCGATTGCGGGCGGAGTACTCCGGCGTCGCCGAAGTCGCGGATACCGTGCTCGAAGGACGCGTGATCGAACGCACGGGGGAACTCGGCGTCGTCGAGACTGCAGCGGGCGAGCTCCGTGCGCTGGTCGACGCCGACACCGAGAGTGTCCAGGTGTCGATCAGGGCCGATGCGGTGACCTTGCAGGCCCCGGACGCGGCACCGATGGCCGCCGAGACCAGTGCACGCAACCGACTCGAAGGGACCGTGACCGCCATCGAGTCGGGCGAAGCCATCGCGACCGTCAGCGTCGATGTCGGCGCCGAACAGCCCCTGCTCGCGCTCGTCACCGAGCGAAGCGTCGAGTTGCTCGATCTGGCGGTCGGCGATCCGGTCGTCGCATCGCTCAAGACGGTCACTATCCGGGCGATTCCGTAG
- the trmY gene encoding tRNA (pseudouridine(54)-N(1))-methyltransferase TrmY has translation MRQFVIVGHDAPASSEFPLDALASEAGRMDLLARSVNAALLASHGIREHARVHLVLDGFTVSIDGATVRNLHPDERSIAALIRSALADRADAIGHQPAEPSPGVAVYRMGLATTLDRLDGTVVQLHEDGDPAIEASIPSDPVFVLSDHNDFTDEEVDVLAERADSRVRLGPTALHADHAISVAHNWLDTDGYTRY, from the coding sequence ATGCGCCAGTTCGTCATCGTCGGCCACGACGCGCCCGCCAGTTCGGAGTTCCCGCTGGACGCCCTCGCCAGCGAGGCGGGTCGGATGGATCTGCTCGCCCGCTCGGTCAACGCCGCGCTGCTCGCCAGTCACGGTATCCGTGAACACGCCCGCGTGCACCTCGTGCTCGATGGCTTTACCGTCAGTATCGACGGAGCGACCGTACGCAACCTCCACCCGGACGAGCGGTCGATCGCCGCCCTGATCCGCTCGGCACTGGCGGATCGGGCGGACGCGATCGGTCACCAGCCTGCCGAGCCCTCTCCCGGGGTAGCCGTCTACCGGATGGGACTGGCCACGACACTCGATCGACTCGACGGGACAGTCGTCCAGCTACACGAGGACGGCGACCCCGCCATCGAGGCCTCGATTCCGTCCGATCCGGTGTTCGTGCTCTCCGATCACAACGATTTCACGGACGAAGAAGTCGACGTGCTTGCCGAGCGGGCCGACAGTCGAGTTCGGCTCGGCCCGACTGCGCTGCACGCTGATCACGCTATCTCGGTGGCGCACAACTGGCTCGACACAGATGGCTACACCCGATATTAG
- a CDS encoding sugar phosphate isomerase/epimerase family protein encodes MGLDLGFVTQTPMHYTDAFPAAAAMELDYVELLADGHHERDRLDTDAVRSAAREAGIDLAVHLPFALDIGAPYEHVREGAIRELSDALETAAAFDAEKAVVHASSDAWRPAWDRETIADAILDSLGELQVVAEEVDVELCVENVPDEWFGLDDFDRVFDETDASMTFDTGHAYIEGYDAADQREFLEEHSDRVTHVHVNDTRKQADEHVPVGSGVLDFGRILEPLDDATLSVEVFTPSYEYVGLSANTLRRTVDGLEEP; translated from the coding sequence ATGGGCCTGGATCTGGGCTTCGTGACACAGACGCCGATGCACTACACCGACGCGTTCCCGGCCGCGGCCGCGATGGAACTGGACTACGTCGAACTCCTCGCCGACGGTCACCACGAACGCGACCGACTCGACACCGATGCCGTCCGATCGGCCGCCAGGGAGGCTGGAATCGATCTCGCTGTCCATCTACCCTTCGCGCTCGACATCGGCGCCCCCTACGAGCACGTCCGCGAAGGTGCGATCCGCGAACTGTCCGATGCACTCGAAACGGCGGCTGCATTCGACGCGGAAAAGGCGGTCGTCCACGCCAGCAGCGACGCCTGGCGGCCGGCCTGGGACCGCGAGACCATCGCGGACGCCATCCTCGATTCCCTGGGGGAACTCCAGGTCGTCGCAGAGGAGGTCGACGTCGAACTCTGCGTCGAGAACGTCCCAGACGAGTGGTTCGGCCTCGATGACTTCGACCGCGTCTTCGACGAAACCGACGCGTCGATGACGTTCGACACCGGCCACGCCTACATCGAGGGCTATGACGCGGCCGATCAGCGCGAATTCCTCGAGGAACACAGCGACCGCGTCACGCACGTCCACGTCAACGACACCAGAAAACAGGCCGACGAACACGTTCCGGTCGGTTCCGGGGTGCTGGACTTCGGACGGATCCTCGAGCCCCTGGATGACGCGACGCTCTCGGTGGAGGTCTTTACGCCGAGCTACGAGTACGTCGGGCTGAGCGCGAACACGCTCCGACGAACGGTAGATGGCCTTGAGGAACCCTAA
- a CDS encoding SRPBCC family protein has protein sequence MVTVSRSIHIDAPVEDVFAYLDDPRNHAEVTPSLAEVRNVEALGNGGKRVEHTYKMAGVELDGELVERTHEENERMVFEMRGGLEGEIEIETVEDDGGTELRYSAEYELPGRVLSTVATPFVRRYNERELRTTLENTRTRIEAGE, from the coding sequence ATGGTCACAGTTAGTCGATCAATCCACATCGATGCCCCCGTCGAGGACGTATTCGCGTATCTGGATGACCCTCGAAACCACGCGGAGGTGACACCGAGCCTGGCGGAAGTCCGCAACGTCGAGGCGCTCGGCAACGGCGGCAAGCGGGTCGAACACACCTACAAGATGGCGGGTGTGGAACTCGATGGCGAACTCGTCGAACGGACTCACGAGGAAAACGAACGGATGGTCTTCGAGATGCGCGGCGGTCTCGAAGGTGAGATCGAGATCGAAACTGTCGAAGACGACGGCGGGACAGAGCTGCGCTACAGCGCCGAATACGAACTCCCGGGCAGAGTCCTCTCGACGGTAGCGACACCGTTCGTCCGGCGGTACAACGAACGAGAACTCCGGACGACCCTCGAAAACACCAGGACTCGGATCGAAGCCGGCGAGTGA
- a CDS encoding metal-dependent hydrolase: MELTWHGHSTWYVSVGSTDLLIDPFFGNPKTDVDPTTLDPDYVLLTHGHADHIGDVDHFQATPVAATPEVAGYVEDNYGVAETIGFNLGGTIELGDAFVTMHRADHTNGMDTDYGSTGGMPAGFVVSDTKPTQVSEADSTTFYHAGDTGLMTEMREVIAPYLEPDAAAVPVGDHFTMGPMQAAIAVDWLDVDHAFPMHYDSFPPIEIDTDEFVREVKATGSLAEVHVLDGDETFRL, encoded by the coding sequence ATGGAACTCACCTGGCACGGCCATTCGACGTGGTACGTATCGGTCGGCTCAACGGATCTGCTGATCGATCCGTTCTTCGGAAACCCGAAGACAGACGTCGATCCGACGACGCTCGACCCGGATTACGTCCTGCTCACGCACGGCCACGCCGACCATATCGGCGACGTGGATCACTTCCAGGCGACGCCGGTCGCGGCGACGCCCGAAGTCGCGGGTTACGTCGAGGACAACTACGGCGTCGCGGAGACGATCGGGTTCAACCTCGGCGGCACCATCGAGTTGGGCGACGCGTTCGTGACGATGCATCGCGCGGACCACACCAACGGCATGGACACTGATTACGGCTCGACCGGCGGAATGCCTGCCGGCTTCGTCGTCTCGGATACGAAGCCAACGCAGGTGAGCGAGGCCGACTCGACGACGTTCTACCACGCCGGCGACACAGGCCTGATGACTGAGATGCGCGAGGTGATCGCGCCGTATCTCGAACCCGACGCCGCTGCTGTGCCCGTCGGTGACCACTTCACGATGGGGCCGATGCAGGCCGCCATCGCCGTCGACTGGCTGGACGTCGATCACGCTTTCCCGATGCACTACGACTCGTTCCCGCCCATCGAGATCGATACTGACGAGTTCGTCCGTGAAGTCAAGGCGACCGGCAGCCTCGCCGAGGTGCACGTGCTCGACGGCGACGAGACGTTCCGGCTGTAG
- a CDS encoding FlaD/FlaE family flagellar protein — MTINPRDYDLEELRKMARDREPGAVPDEERVPDSDPNLEWGEVDGEGAVTDEGFRARLYRELMPLMAGSDDASKPYLATLPETQAAEFMLFEWLEFLLLHGGYRGAQDALNYYESIDWITDGVESDLNDYLLGIEETGASEGSQLDVDDHLLSLVYIAKLAAMH, encoded by the coding sequence ATGACGATCAACCCCCGGGATTACGACCTCGAAGAGCTACGGAAGATGGCACGCGACCGCGAACCGGGCGCAGTCCCGGACGAGGAGCGGGTGCCCGACTCGGATCCGAACCTGGAGTGGGGCGAGGTCGACGGCGAGGGTGCAGTGACCGACGAGGGGTTTCGGGCACGACTCTATCGCGAACTGATGCCGCTGATGGCGGGTAGCGACGACGCGTCCAAGCCGTACCTGGCCACGCTCCCGGAGACCCAAGCTGCGGAGTTCATGCTGTTCGAGTGGCTCGAGTTCCTGCTGCTGCACGGCGGGTACCGCGGCGCTCAGGACGCGCTCAACTACTACGAGTCGATCGACTGGATCACCGACGGCGTCGAGTCGGATTTGAACGACTACCTGCTCGGCATCGAGGAAACCGGGGCCAGCGAGGGCTCGCAGCTGGACGTCGACGACCACCTGTTGAGCCTCGTCTACATCGCGAAACTGGCCGCGATGCACTGA
- a CDS encoding TIGR04190 family B12-binding domain/radical SAM domain protein, with translation MEFLRPGRNHGSYGSGTARRLLFSEPDVAFLHPPSIFDFRERPEVLGPISDVIPASPVFEMYPIGLTSLADRLERGGYNARIINLAREMLTDPGYDPGTEIAACTASIYAIDLHWLPHAHGAIEVARLVKQHHPDAPVIFGGLSATYYHEELVEYPSVDYVLRGDSTEGPMEELVDALTTDGDVSDVPNLTYRTDGETTVNPLTYRPADLDDISVPSYTYTIKSVLKYGSLRKVLPHKGWLDKPITMLLTSRGCRHACSFCGGADSYADVHDRPGPAFRSPERLIEDVRTITAFSEGPIFIVHDLRQGGWDYATEFFALLAEEDIGNEFVFELFGPAPAEYFELIDDAVERYSLELSPESHKPEIREKMGKFAVSNEAIEDTLRAALDNGCRNIDVFFMIGLPDQSYADAVGAVEYAEHLLTDIDDDRIVPFVAPLAPFLDPGSPAFENPQAYGYEPLAETLEDHRQLLLEPSWKRMLSYETDELSRDDIVEATYEAAERMNRLKYEHGLLDKETFRTVTDRLDTSRWVVDRVDEIYESTPEGQREAKLRAIAEEVPDFGEYSIAGEDELWWRNDGLRSVPTLARLAGKLFVGELKRRI, from the coding sequence ATGGAGTTCCTGAGGCCCGGCCGCAACCACGGGTCATACGGGTCCGGGACGGCCCGGCGTCTCCTGTTTTCCGAACCCGACGTCGCGTTCCTCCACCCGCCGAGCATCTTCGACTTCCGGGAGCGGCCGGAGGTGCTCGGCCCGATCAGCGACGTCATCCCCGCTTCACCGGTCTTCGAGATGTACCCGATCGGGCTGACGAGCCTGGCCGACCGCCTCGAACGCGGGGGATACAACGCCCGGATCATCAACCTCGCACGCGAGATGTTGACCGATCCGGGATACGATCCGGGGACGGAGATCGCAGCCTGTACGGCAAGCATCTACGCGATTGACCTCCACTGGCTGCCCCACGCACACGGTGCGATCGAAGTCGCCCGACTCGTCAAGCAACACCACCCCGACGCACCGGTCATCTTCGGCGGTCTGAGTGCGACGTACTACCACGAGGAACTGGTCGAATACCCGTCGGTCGATTACGTCCTCCGGGGAGATTCGACGGAAGGGCCGATGGAAGAACTCGTCGACGCGCTGACGACCGACGGTGACGTCTCGGACGTGCCGAACCTGACCTATCGGACGGACGGCGAGACGACGGTGAACCCACTGACGTACCGGCCCGCCGATCTCGACGATATCTCGGTACCGTCGTACACCTACACCATCAAATCCGTGCTCAAGTACGGGAGCTTGCGGAAGGTGCTGCCGCACAAGGGATGGCTCGACAAGCCGATCACCATGTTGTTGACATCACGGGGCTGTCGCCACGCGTGTTCGTTCTGCGGCGGTGCCGACTCCTACGCGGACGTCCACGATCGTCCGGGGCCCGCGTTCCGGTCCCCGGAACGCCTCATCGAGGACGTTCGGACGATCACCGCGTTCTCGGAGGGCCCGATTTTCATCGTTCACGATCTCCGGCAGGGCGGCTGGGATTACGCCACAGAGTTCTTTGCGTTGCTGGCCGAGGAGGACATCGGGAACGAGTTCGTCTTCGAGTTGTTCGGCCCGGCGCCGGCGGAGTACTTCGAACTGATCGACGACGCCGTCGAACGCTACAGCCTCGAACTCAGCCCCGAATCACACAAGCCCGAGATTCGCGAGAAGATGGGCAAGTTCGCCGTCTCGAACGAAGCCATCGAGGACACGCTTCGGGCGGCGCTGGACAACGGCTGTCGGAACATCGACGTGTTCTTCATGATCGGGCTTCCCGACCAGAGCTACGCGGACGCCGTCGGTGCGGTCGAGTACGCCGAGCACCTCCTGACGGACATCGACGACGATCGAATTGTCCCTTTCGTCGCGCCGCTGGCACCGTTTCTGGATCCGGGTAGCCCGGCCTTCGAGAACCCACAGGCGTACGGGTACGAGCCGCTCGCCGAGACGCTCGAGGACCACCGACAGCTGCTGCTCGAACCCAGCTGGAAGCGGATGTTGAGCTACGAGACGGACGAACTCTCCCGGGACGACATCGTCGAAGCGACCTACGAGGCGGCCGAGCGGATGAACCGACTGAAGTACGAGCACGGGCTGCTCGACAAAGAGACGTTCCGGACGGTCACTGATCGACTCGATACCTCGAGGTGGGTCGTCGACCGCGTCGACGAGATCTACGAGTCGACACCCGAGGGACAGCGGGAAGCGAAGCTGCGGGCGATCGCCGAGGAGGTGCCGGATTTCGGCGAGTACAGCATCGCCGGCGAGGACGAGCTCTGGTGGCGAAACGACGGCCTCAGGAGCGTGCCGACCCTGGCGCGGCTGGCCGGGAAGCTGTTCGTCGGCGAGCTCAAGCGACGGATCTAG